The following proteins are encoded in a genomic region of Triticum dicoccoides isolate Atlit2015 ecotype Zavitan chromosome 1B, WEW_v2.0, whole genome shotgun sequence:
- the LOC119300688 gene encoding uncharacterized acetyltransferase At3g50280-like, giving the protein MATEASASACQHGVRIVSRRMVRPANDGETTATKPKSTETVHLTPWDLQMLTVDYIQMGVLLPRPPTPTTAESMVDHPYAGRLATEEHTGGSGNGNGVTVSLQCTGDGAEFVHAVAADTTVADVAGSLRIPRVVWSFFPLNGMVGAHAAVASSPRIPVLAAQVTELADGVFVAMSLNHGVADGTAFWHLFNTWSEISRSSEAITTPEPVLGRWFPDACPVPVPLPFPTLDHAVRPFHSPPVEECFLAFSAESIRSLKARANAEISGTATVSSLQSLLAHLWVAVTRARRLRPEQETSYTLAVSCRGRVKRVPQLYSGNSMVRCATAKVAAGELLRGGLCPAAWRLNRAVASCDEAALVGSTVAWHAEPRFAYLVGWWDPALLVTGNSPQFDVFGNDFGWGRPVAVRSGGGNKVDGRATVYELGRGGGIGMELCLAPEALARLIADDEFMAVVNQGQ; this is encoded by the coding sequence ATGGCGACGGAGGCCTCAGCATCTGCGTGCCAACACGGCGTCCGCATCGTATCTCGGCGAATGGTGCGGCCGGCAAACGACGGGGAGACGACGGCGACGAAACCAAAGTCGACTGAGACGGTGCACCTCACGCCGTGGGACCTGCAGATGCTCACCGTCGACTACATCCAGATGGGCGTCCTCCTGCCCcggccaccgacgccgacgacggcagaGTCCATGGTGGACCACCCCTACGCCGGCCGGCTCGCCACCGAGGAACACACCGGCGGCAGCGGCAACGGCAATGGCGTCACCGTTTCGCTGCAATGCACCGGGGACGGCGCCGAGTTCGTCCACGCCGTGGCGGCAGACACAACCGTCGCCGACGTGGCTGGCTCGCTGCGTATCCCTCGCGTGGTCTGGTCCTTCTTCCCTCTCAACGGGATGGTCGGCGCCCACGCCGCCGTGGCCAGCAGCCCCCGCATCCCAGTCCTCGCGGCGCAGGTCACCGAGCTCGCAGACGGCGTGTTCGTGGCCATGTCGCTCAACCATGGCGTCGCGGACGGGACTGCGTTCTGGCACCTGTTCAACACGTGGTCCGAGATCAGCCGCAGCAGCGAGGCGATCACCACGCCGGAGCCCGTGCTGGGGCGGTGGTTCCCGGACGCCTGCCCGGTTCCCGTGCCGCTTCCATTCCCGACGCTGGATCACGCCGTGCGGCCGTTCCATAGCCCACCCGTGGAGGAATGCTTCTTGGCATTCTCCGCGGAGAGCATCAGGAGCCTGAAAGCGAGAGCCAACGCCGAGATATCAGGCACGGCCACCGTCTCCTCGCTGCAGTCCCTGCTAGCGCACCTATGGGTCGCCGTGACCCGCGCCCGGCGCCTCCGGCCGGAGCAGGAGACCTCCTACACGCTGGCGGTGAGTTGCCGGGGTCGAGTGAAGCGCGTGCCCCAGTTATACTCGGGCAACTCCATGGTGCGGTGCGCGACGGCGAAGGTGGCCGCCGGCGAGCTCCTGCGCGGTGGCCTGTGTCCGGCGGCGTGGCGGCTGAACCGCGCGGTGGCGTCGTGCGATGAGGCGGCCCTGGTCGGGTCCACGGTGGCGTGGCACGCGGAGCCACGGTTCGCGTACCTGGTTGGGTGGTGGGACCCGGCGCTGCTGGTGACGGGCAACTCGCCGCAGTTCGACGTGTTCGGTAACGACTTTGGgtgggggaggccggtggcggtgcGGAGCGGCGGCGGGAACAAGGTTGACGGAAGGGCCACCGTGTATGAGCTGGGGCGCGGAGGTGGCATCGGGATGGAGCTCTGCCTGGCTCCGGAGGCTCTTGCAAGGCTCATCGCGGACGACGAGTTCATGGCCGTGGTGAACCAAGGCCAATAG